The Fusobacterium massiliense DNA window GAATACTGAGAATATATTTTTTCCTAAATTATCTTTAAATATTTTTCTAAAATCTTTAAAAAATTCAACACTTTCATTCGAAGATAAAAGACCCAATATTTCATAAATTTTATCGTATATAGTTTCAAATTTCCCCTCTGTAAAATATTGTATATTTTCTTCAGTATTAAAGAAATTTAAACACAAAAATTCATTAAGTTCTAAAATGTTTTTTATTGTATTTATTTTTATTAACAGTTCAAAAATTGTTTTTAACTTAAGTTTTAAATTCATATTTTCTTCAAAAAACTTAGTAAATTGACTTGTTTCAATCAATTCCAAAGAAAGATATCTATACTCATCTTTTAAAATAGTATTTAATACTCTTATATCTTCTCCATCTAAACCAAAAAATTCCATAAATGAATTTTTAAAAATATTCTCTCTTATTAAAACTATATCTAAATAATTTTTATTTTCTTCTTTTGAAGCCAAAGAAAGATTTAATAAACTTTCTATAATTGTATAGAATTTTGTGTCATTAAGAATGTATTTATTTGAATTATCAAAAATCTTATAATCGTGATTTTTATTTTTATCTACAGCGAAATAAGTCTTAGTAGTAGATGATAAGACTTGAACTTGTAAATCTAAATCATCTGTATATGATATTAAATTTAATTTTATATTTCTATTAGGCAGAGAAATTTTTTCTAGTAAAAGTTCTTTCTCATTTATATCATTTTTTTCTATTTGAAAAACGAATTCAATTTCATTTTTTTTAGCTATTTCTTTTAATATAGATTTAAAATTATGTGGGAAATCAACTATATCATAAAATATAATTTTCTTAAATTTTTTCAAATAATCAAAATTTAAATTTTCAATTCTATCTAACCAGTCTTCTAAAATATAATTATTCTCATCTAAAAAATTATCTAGTTTATTTTTTAAATTAAAAAATAAAGAAAACTTTTCTTCTTGCCATTTAGATAAAACAACTTTTTCTAGTTCCTCTTTTTTTTCTATATATTTAAAAAATTCAAAAAAATCATTAGCAAGCTCCATTGAATCAAAGTATGAGCTAATATTATATTTTTTCTTTATTTCATCATCTAATAAAGAATAAAAAACAAAATATTTTTTTATATCTTTTAAATTTTTTCTTTTTGAAATAAAGATATAATCCCAGAACTTATCAAACGAAATAATACTACTTGTTCTAATCATTTTTTTGCTGTTGATATAAGAAAAATAAAATTTTTGTACAAAATCATTTTCAACTACGATTAAATTTTCACTATTATCGTAATTAAAAATATTTGAATAAAGTTGATTTTCTTTTTCATTGTATGGCATATAATTAAACTTTATCATTTCTTCCCCCTATATAACTAATAAAATTAAACAGTTAAATATTTCCATTTACCTCTTTTAAATACATAAAGCAATGCTAAACTTCTTACAAATAAATCTATCGTCATTACAATCCAAGCTCCAGACAATCCTAGTTTTAAAACATACAAAAATAAATATGTCGTTGGTATTCTTACCAAAAATATTCCTACAAAAGTTATAAATAATACAGACTTTGTATCTCCTGCTCCTCTTAATGCCCCACTTAAAACTAATGACATAGCAGAAAATGGTTGACATATAGATACAAGTCTTAAAGCAACAATTGATAATGCAACTACATTCTCATCTTTTGAAAATAAAGAAACTAATAAATTTGGAGCCACTAAAAATATTATTCCCATAGTTGACATCACTATAACAGCTATTATCGTACATATATAACCTTTTTTTAAAGCCTGTTTGGGAGAATTTTTCCCCAGTTCTTGCCCTACTAATGCAGTAGCTGCAAAAGAAAAAGCAAATCCTAAGTTGAAAGAAAAACTTTCTCCAACTAAAGCAATCTTGTGAGCTGCATAACTCAAATTTCCTAGTGATATAACCATCATTTCAAATATAAGCATTCCAAATCTTAAGCCTAATTGTTCTATTGCTGCTGGTATAGCTACCTTTAAAATTCTTTTTGATAAATGATAATCAAATTTCATTTTCTTTATATCTAAAGATATCCACTGATTTTTATTAATAAAAATCAAATATACACTCAAAATTAAAACAGATAATCTTGCAAAAGTAGTTCCCAAGGCTGCTCCAAATACTCCCCATTTAAATATGTAAATGAATAGATAATTACATACTAAATTTACTAATAAAGCCAATGTATTCCCCATCATCGGAATTTTATTTTGTCCCAAAGCTCTAAAAGCATAAAATGTTACTATACCGACTGTTAAAAATGGAAAACTTAAAGCAGTAATATTTTGATATATTATAGCTTCTTTCAAATTCATATCTTTAGTGTTTCCTATTAAATTTATTATCTGTTCTGAGAAAAGTAAAAATAAAAGCATCAAAAATATTCCTAAAGGCAATGCAATATAAAAACTTTGTGCAAAAGCCTTTTTTCCTTCTTCTTGATTTTTCGCTCCATATGCTCTGCTTAAAAGAGCTGCTGTCCCAGTTGTAACTGATATTAAAGCTGGTATTAAAGCATACATAGCAGCTGAACCAACTCCGACAGAACTTATAGCAGTGGCTCCCAAACTTCCAACCATTATCATATCTGTTGTAGCTATTAATGTCTGTGCCAATAAATCTAATACAGATGGAATTGCAATTTTAAATATTTTTTTTATAACTTCATTATTATTTTTTATTAATTCTTTTATCATAAATTATACCTTTTTTCCTTTAAATATTAGTATTTTATTATATCATAAAAGA harbors:
- a CDS encoding MATE family efflux transporter translates to MIKELIKNNNEVIKKIFKIAIPSVLDLLAQTLIATTDMIMVGSLGATAISSVGVGSAAMYALIPALISVTTGTAALLSRAYGAKNQEEGKKAFAQSFYIALPLGIFLMLLFLLFSEQIINLIGNTKDMNLKEAIIYQNITALSFPFLTVGIVTFYAFRALGQNKIPMMGNTLALLVNLVCNYLFIYIFKWGVFGAALGTTFARLSVLILSVYLIFINKNQWISLDIKKMKFDYHLSKRILKVAIPAAIEQLGLRFGMLIFEMMVISLGNLSYAAHKIALVGESFSFNLGFAFSFAATALVGQELGKNSPKQALKKGYICTIIAVIVMSTMGIIFLVAPNLLVSLFSKDENVVALSIVALRLVSICQPFSAMSLVLSGALRGAGDTKSVLFITFVGIFLVRIPTTYLFLYVLKLGLSGAWIVMTIDLFVRSLALLYVFKRGKWKYLTV